A window of the Ignisphaera sp. genome harbors these coding sequences:
- a CDS encoding cyclic 2,3-diphosphoglycerate synthase: MTRRVVVIGAGGRDIHNFIAVLKRDPSVEVVAFLFTQIPGAEFRRIPRFVAGDRYPSGIPIYPLDMLPNIVKFYGVDEAILCVSDLTYEELGRIISYVLSTGCNFRILGLRETMLDSIKPVIAVTATKTGAGKSTVSKVVVQELRRRGLKVSVIRHPMIYRDFGTQLVQVFKSLDDLDKYGVTVEEREEIEPHLELGSRVLLGVDYASILIEAEKLGDVILWDGGNNDWPFYRPWYWITVTDGTRPGIEVNAYPGEVNIRLADAIIITKVGEAKEDDINKIIDNVRKINKDAHIVKADFVVEVDNVNEISGKRVVVVEDAPTVTHGGLPYGAGYIAAKKFGAMVINPRDYAVGYIKKIYELYTGIGPVVPSLGYTPQQLKDLEETINRVPADAVVLGTPARIERIIKINKPVVRVFWHMKIVEGPSIEALVDEFLSRTAPKNIY; this comes from the coding sequence TTGACTAGAAGGGTAGTGGTTATAGGTGCAGGTGGCAGGGATATACATAACTTTATAGCTGTGTTGAAGAGGGATCCCAGTGTAGAGGTTGTAGCATTTCTGTTCACGCAAATACCAGGTGCTGAATTTAGAAGAATTCCTAGGTTTGTCGCTGGTGATAGATACCCTAGTGGCATCCCCATATATCCTCTGGATATGCTTCCAAATATTGTCAAGTTCTATGGTGTTGACGAGGCTATTCTATGTGTAAGTGATTTGACTTATGAGGAGCTTGGCAGAATAATATCATATGTTCTCTCAACAGGTTGCAACTTCAGGATTCTGGGCTTGAGAGAAACCATGTTGGATTCGATAAAACCTGTAATAGCAGTTACAGCAACCAAGACCGGAGCTGGAAAGAGCACAGTTTCAAAGGTTGTTGTTCAAGAGCTTAGAAGAAGGGGGTTGAAGGTGTCAGTTATTAGACACCCCATGATATACAGGGACTTTGGAACGCAGCTAGTCCAAGTGTTCAAGAGTTTAGATGACTTAGATAAGTATGGTGTTACGGTAGAGGAGAGAGAAGAGATAGAGCCTCACCTAGAACTTGGGTCAAGAGTCTTATTAGGTGTGGACTATGCAAGTATTCTCATAGAGGCTGAGAAGCTTGGAGATGTGATACTGTGGGATGGCGGAAATAATGATTGGCCATTCTATAGACCATGGTACTGGATTACTGTAACAGACGGTACAAGACCTGGAATAGAGGTTAATGCATATCCAGGCGAGGTCAACATAAGACTAGCTGATGCTATAATAATAACTAAGGTTGGGGAGGCAAAAGAGGACGACATTAATAAAATTATTGATAATGTAAGGAAGATAAATAAAGACGCGCATATAGTCAAAGCAGATTTCGTTGTGGAGGTTGACAATGTCAATGAGATCTCGGGTAAAAGAGTTGTTGTAGTTGAGGATGCTCCGACAGTCACGCATGGAGGTCTGCCTTATGGAGCTGGATACATAGCGGCAAAGAAGTTTGGAGCTATGGTTATCAATCCAAGAGATTATGCTGTTGGCTATATAAAAAAGATTTATGAGCTCTATACCGGCATAGGGCCCGTAGTACCAAGCTTGGGCTATACACCCCAGCAACTGAAGGATCTTGAAGAGACTATAAACAGGGTTCCTGCAGATGCTGTTGTACTGGGGACACCAGCAAGAATAGAAAGAATTATAAAAATCAACAAACCAGTGGTAAGAGTATTCTGGCATATGAAAATAGTTGAAGGGCCATCTATAGAAGCGCTTGTAGATGAATTCCTCTCTAGAACAGCACCCAAGAACATTTATTAA
- a CDS encoding AAA-associated domain-containing protein, with translation MSKEADRNFRPIPRDVLPDHVIGLVEALYSLGGSADPMHIGDITSESIDVLPKAIDVAEALNLLKYENGYLHITELGRKVAEANAKKLKKILREAVLANKIEPLYEIYITLKKRRAIPIEEFESIVEKHYRRVNRDVIKNVLVWGAYLELFKMSEDDSQIVLIHD, from the coding sequence GTGTCAAAAGAGGCAGATAGAAACTTTCGTCCCATTCCACGCGATGTGCTCCCAGACCACGTTATAGGGTTGGTAGAGGCATTGTATAGCCTGGGTGGCTCGGCAGACCCCATGCACATAGGCGATATTACCAGCGAGTCTATAGATGTTCTTCCAAAGGCTATAGATGTTGCAGAAGCGTTGAACCTGCTGAAATATGAGAACGGCTATCTACACATAACTGAACTTGGTAGAAAAGTTGCTGAGGCTAATGCCAAGAAGCTGAAGAAGATTCTTAGAGAAGCTGTTCTCGCAAACAAAATCGAGCCTCTCTACGAGATTTACATAACGTTAAAGAAGAGAAGGGCTATACCTATTGAAGAGTTTGAAAGTATAGTTGAAAAACATTACAGAAGGGTAAATAGAGATGTTATAAAAAATGTTCTTGTATGGGGCGCTTACCTAGAGCTCTTCAAAATGAGTGAAGATGATTCGCAAATAGTTTTAATACATGACTAG
- a CDS encoding RAD55 family ATPase codes for MASTTIPFIYNNHARAFISFYISKTENNVLHKLKSFAVDKILVFHMSILMLSSEPLKTMFPGGIPRNSFIIIAGKSGSGKSVLLAKIVGSILQLEEPVLYLALDDDPKTVALQLESLKINVIEYVKKGMFFIVDGYSERIRDRDFKSHISVIAKVNPQNIEHVIETLLGIANDMGLESKGLIAIDSLNEFLSFYKVMDLAEHIKVIRANFSKARNIITVATLHTSTPQARELLANIEHNVDGVIIAGKVWYTTQQKVRDVLWRAMVKKLKMTRHNLDWVYYTFSEDGDIRVVRQLQM; via the coding sequence ATGGCATCAACAACTATTCCCTTCATTTACAACAACCATGCTAGAGCATTCATTTCATTCTACATTTCAAAGACTGAGAATAATGTTCTTCATAAACTTAAAAGTTTTGCTGTGGATAAGATTCTGGTCTTCCACATGTCTATATTGATGCTGAGCTCAGAGCCATTGAAAACAATGTTTCCTGGGGGGATACCCAGAAACTCGTTCATTATCATAGCCGGCAAAAGCGGTTCTGGCAAAAGTGTGCTTCTCGCAAAAATTGTTGGGAGCATTCTTCAGTTAGAAGAACCTGTTTTATACCTTGCTCTAGACGATGATCCCAAGACTGTTGCTCTGCAACTTGAAAGCCTGAAGATAAACGTTATAGAGTATGTAAAAAAGGGGATGTTTTTTATTGTAGATGGTTATAGTGAGAGGATAAGAGACAGAGACTTCAAGTCACATATATCTGTAATAGCCAAGGTGAACCCCCAGAACATTGAGCATGTAATTGAAACGCTTTTAGGTATCGCAAATGACATGGGTCTAGAGAGCAAAGGCCTTATAGCAATAGATTCCCTAAACGAGTTTCTAAGCTTCTACAAAGTAATGGACTTGGCGGAGCATATAAAAGTCATTAGAGCGAACTTTTCAAAAGCTAGAAACATTATAACAGTTGCAACGCTGCATACATCGACACCCCAGGCAAGGGAGTTGCTAGCAAATATTGAGCACAATGTAGATGGGGTTATAATAGCTGGGAAGGTGTGGTATACAACACAGCAAAAGGTTAGAGATGTTTTGTGGAGAGCTATGGTGAAGAAACTGAAAATGACTAGGCATAACCTTGACTGGGTTTACTATACATTTAGCGAAGATGGAGACATAAGGGTTGTTCGCCAATTACAAATGTGA
- a CDS encoding class II glutamine amidotransferase: MCRILHFVGLGKTGNLIRVVRGFKLATQYDVILDRVRRGRRAHNHGWGVAYVFMKFGEMGFAHYKTALPLLDEDIRRFVKSIPMDLQWIHMVMHSRLTTLEPINMFNSHPFYINIPGKLHLWFAHNGSVNKNLLAKELGLEDLASSYADSFFIAYWIAKKVDSIDADSLSRTLSRLIEMGAVETSLNSVGIMIDEKNNKVVSFSLNYIAGEGEKNRDYYQLLRITPNQNSVVIASSTIGYYLKSLFGWRGEPLDNGEIDFIEIRDSSIELKRVKVI, translated from the coding sequence ATGTGTAGAATACTTCACTTTGTAGGTCTTGGCAAAACAGGTAATTTAATCAGGGTTGTAAGGGGGTTTAAACTTGCAACGCAATATGATGTTATTCTTGATAGGGTTAGAAGGGGTAGGAGAGCCCATAATCATGGCTGGGGAGTAGCATATGTATTTATGAAATTTGGTGAGATGGGATTTGCACACTATAAAACAGCGCTACCGCTATTAGATGAAGACATTAGAAGATTTGTTAAAAGTATTCCAATGGATTTGCAATGGATTCACATGGTAATGCATAGCAGATTAACGACATTGGAACCAATAAATATGTTTAATTCTCATCCATTTTACATAAACATACCTGGAAAACTCCATTTGTGGTTTGCACACAACGGCTCTGTCAATAAGAATTTGCTTGCGAAAGAGCTTGGATTAGAAGATCTTGCAAGTAGTTATGCCGATTCGTTCTTTATTGCATATTGGATTGCAAAAAAGGTTGATAGCATAGATGCAGACTCTTTGTCGAGAACATTGAGCAGACTTATAGAGATGGGGGCTGTTGAAACGTCTCTCAATAGTGTTGGTATAATGATTGATGAGAAAAATAATAAGGTTGTATCATTCTCTCTGAATTATATAGCTGGCGAAGGTGAAAAGAACAGAGACTATTACCAGTTATTAAGAATCACACCAAATCAGAACAGCGTGGTCATAGCTTCTTCGACTATAGGCTACTACCTTAAGAGCCTATTTGGATGGAGGGGCGAGCCGTTGGATAATGGGGAGATAGATTTCATTGAGATTAGAGACAGTTCGATAGAATTGAAGAGAGTGAAGGTTATATAA
- a CDS encoding TldD/PmbA family protein, which produces MEDLLLYALQVAEEAGAKYAEARYHSVELQGMSSRNGALISAYSELSEGIAIRVLVDGVLGFASTNNLSRDSIREVVQKAVARARTHRNAVKKPIELSEARLGRVKYSVNPVKKFSDIDVEEKISLHKLFWDSASNSVKEAKVPVATLSYTEWVEKKVVVNSDGAYVESSIPRISIYYNIVAHHPQKGYIQRLETLGASGGLEWLEKWNVVGAAADEARKLEEILLTAVEPPKDSVPVVVGSEIVALIVHESCGHPSEADRILGREAAQAGRSFIKPSMIGYRIGNENATVIDDPTIPGSYGYYLYDDEGVAARPRYLYKEGLINEFLHNRETAKIFGVESNAAARAMDYTSEPIVRMANTYLKPGDHRFEELLEDVKLGVYIKSYMEWNIDDERWSQRYVGLEAYLIEHGELTKLVRNPVLELTTKSFYSSIDAVGKELRFYAGTCGKGEPMQGVPVWFGGPDVRLKNIRLGVAI; this is translated from the coding sequence TTGGAGGATTTGCTATTGTATGCCTTGCAGGTTGCTGAGGAGGCTGGGGCAAAATATGCTGAAGCTAGGTATCATAGCGTAGAGTTGCAAGGTATGAGTTCTAGGAATGGAGCACTAATATCTGCATATAGCGAGTTAAGCGAAGGGATTGCAATAAGGGTTTTGGTTGATGGTGTTCTAGGATTTGCATCGACAAACAATTTGAGTAGAGACAGCATTAGAGAGGTTGTTCAAAAGGCTGTTGCAAGGGCGAGAACACATAGGAATGCGGTTAAAAAGCCTATTGAATTGTCAGAGGCGAGACTTGGTAGAGTTAAATACTCTGTGAATCCTGTGAAGAAATTCTCTGATATTGATGTTGAAGAGAAGATTAGTCTACACAAGCTATTTTGGGACTCAGCGTCAAATTCTGTTAAAGAGGCGAAGGTTCCAGTAGCAACACTTTCGTATACAGAGTGGGTTGAGAAGAAGGTTGTAGTTAATAGTGATGGAGCCTATGTGGAGAGCTCTATTCCAAGAATATCCATATACTACAACATCGTGGCTCATCACCCTCAAAAAGGCTATATCCAAAGGCTAGAGACTTTAGGGGCTTCAGGTGGCCTGGAATGGCTTGAGAAGTGGAATGTTGTTGGGGCTGCTGCTGATGAGGCTAGAAAGCTTGAGGAGATACTTCTAACAGCTGTAGAGCCTCCAAAAGATAGTGTGCCAGTTGTTGTTGGCAGTGAAATAGTTGCTCTAATAGTTCATGAGAGCTGTGGTCATCCAAGCGAGGCTGATAGGATACTTGGTAGAGAGGCTGCCCAGGCTGGGAGAAGCTTTATAAAACCTAGTATGATTGGTTATAGGATAGGAAATGAGAATGCGACTGTAATTGATGACCCTACAATCCCTGGTAGCTATGGCTACTATCTATATGATGACGAGGGTGTTGCTGCCAGACCCCGCTATCTGTATAAAGAGGGGTTAATAAACGAGTTTCTGCATAATAGAGAGACAGCGAAGATATTTGGTGTTGAAAGCAATGCAGCTGCCAGGGCCATGGACTATACAAGCGAGCCTATAGTGAGAATGGCCAACACATATCTAAAACCAGGTGACCACAGATTCGAGGAGCTCTTAGAGGATGTAAAGCTGGGGGTATATATTAAAAGCTATATGGAGTGGAACATAGACGACGAGAGGTGGAGCCAGAGATATGTTGGTTTAGAGGCTTATCTGATCGAGCATGGGGAGCTGACAAAGCTTGTTAGAAACCCTGTTTTAGAGCTTACAACAAAATCCTTTTATAGCAGTATAGATGCTGTTGGAAAAGAGCTTAGATTCTATGCTGGGACATGTGGTAAGGGTGAACCTATGCAGGGTGTCCCAGTATGGTTTGGAGGACCAGATGTGAGGCTAAAGAATATTAGGCTTGGGGTGGCAATATGA
- a CDS encoding TldD/PmbA family protein, with protein sequence MKIDVDFIAKLVNELSKKGFDDVAVKAMITDTIMSKIANSEVSVVQNWKRVGVDLYLAKEKRIFVLRFEPKSLEELYKPVETLLTLSRKIEESSIYAPLPEPTKITYSEEVFDKGIHDGMDNIGKLAEMFIEVAHREKKIDSVAGMLQMSETETVLATSKGALLEERKTFLQSYLRAFAEPDGSGQWCFTSTFLDTKELETMAFIASRYAVESRNRSVIEPGVYDVILSPMVFGNLLEYIVSMASAYSVVMGWSMFMKNKPGDKVASEHLTVLDEPRNRELPNYRSFDDEALETFNKPIIENGILKTFLHNTKTARLLGASSTANAGWISPEPWNIVVRPGNTTLDEMISEIRRGILITNNWYTRLQNYVEGLFSTVARDAIFYIENGRIVKPVTKIRIADKLPNILNNIEMMEKELYKIQWWEVSTPSKIPFVLIRNINTSKHMI encoded by the coding sequence ATGAAAATAGATGTTGATTTTATAGCCAAGCTTGTAAATGAACTTAGCAAAAAAGGTTTTGACGACGTAGCTGTCAAAGCGATGATAACAGATACTATAATGAGTAAAATAGCTAATAGCGAGGTTAGCGTGGTTCAGAACTGGAAGAGGGTTGGTGTAGATCTTTACCTAGCTAAGGAGAAGAGGATATTTGTTCTCAGATTCGAGCCAAAAAGTCTTGAAGAGCTCTACAAACCAGTTGAAACATTATTGACATTGTCTAGAAAGATAGAGGAATCATCTATCTATGCGCCCCTGCCTGAGCCAACCAAGATTACATATAGTGAAGAGGTCTTTGATAAGGGGATACATGATGGTATGGACAACATCGGCAAGCTCGCCGAAATGTTTATAGAAGTTGCCCACAGAGAGAAGAAGATAGATAGCGTCGCTGGAATGCTTCAAATGAGTGAAACAGAAACTGTTTTAGCAACATCTAAGGGAGCATTGCTAGAGGAGAGAAAGACGTTTCTGCAAAGCTATCTTAGAGCATTTGCGGAACCAGATGGAAGTGGGCAGTGGTGTTTCACATCAACGTTTCTAGACACTAAAGAGCTTGAGACAATGGCTTTTATAGCATCTAGATACGCTGTAGAGTCTAGAAATAGAAGCGTGATTGAGCCAGGTGTTTACGATGTTATTCTAAGCCCCATGGTCTTTGGCAATCTACTTGAATATATAGTTTCAATGGCATCAGCATACTCGGTTGTAATGGGCTGGTCGATGTTCATGAAGAACAAGCCTGGGGATAAGGTGGCATCAGAGCATCTAACAGTTTTGGACGAGCCAAGAAACAGGGAACTACCCAATTACAGAAGCTTTGATGATGAGGCCCTAGAGACATTTAACAAGCCAATCATAGAGAATGGCATTCTAAAGACATTTCTACATAATACAAAAACAGCCAGATTGCTGGGGGCAAGCTCAACAGCTAATGCTGGTTGGATTAGCCCAGAACCGTGGAACATAGTTGTGAGACCTGGCAATACAACACTAGATGAGATGATATCAGAGATTAGGAGGGGTATTCTAATAACAAATAACTGGTATACAAGACTTCAAAACTATGTTGAAGGATTATTCTCTACAGTTGCCAGAGATGCTATATTCTATATAGAGAATGGTAGAATAGTTAAGCCAGTTACAAAAATTAGGATAGCAGATAAACTCCCGAATATACTGAACAATATTGAAATGATGGAGAAGGAATTGTATAAGATCCAGTGGTGGGAGGTTTCAACACCGTCAAAGATACCGTTCGTACTTATAAGAAACATAAATACGTCTAAGCATATGATATAA